A section of the Prionailurus bengalensis isolate Pbe53 chromosome C2, Fcat_Pben_1.1_paternal_pri, whole genome shotgun sequence genome encodes:
- the MSL2 gene encoding E3 ubiquitin-protein ligase MSL2: MNPVNATALYISASRLVLNYDPGDPKAFTEINRLLPYFRQSLSCCVCGHLLQDPIAPTNSTCQHYVCKPCKGKKMMMKPSCSWCKDYEQFEENKQLSILVNCYKKLCEYITQTTLARDIIEAVDCSSDILALLNDGSLFCEETEKPSDSSFTLCLTHSPLPSTSEPTADPQASLSPISESTLSIAIGSSVINGLPTYNGLSIDRFGINIPSPEHSNTIDVCNTVDIKTEDLSDSLPPVCDTVATDLCSTGIDICSFSEDIKPGDSLLLSVEEVLRSLETVSNTEVCCPNLQPNLEATVSNGPFLQLSSQSLSHNVFMSTSPALHGLSCTAATPKVAKLNRKRSRSESDSEKVQPLPISTIIRGPTLGASAPVTVKRESKISLQPIATVPNGGTTPKISKTVLLSTKSMKKSHEHGSKKSHSKTKPGILKKDKTVKEKIPSHHFMPGSPTKTVYKKPQEKKGCKCGRATQNPSVLTCRGQRCPCYSNRKACLDCICRGCQNSYMANGEKKLEAFAVPEKALEQTRLTLGINVTSIAVRNASTSTSVINVTGSPVTTFLAASTHDDKSLDEAIDMRFDC, from the coding sequence GACATTTGCTACAAGATCCTATTGCACCCACCAACTCCACCTGCCAACATTATGTCTGCAAACCTtgtaaaggcaagaaaatgatgATGAAACCTTCATGTAGCTGGTGCAAAGACTATGAGCAATTTGAGGAAAACAAACAGTTAAGCATCCTAGTGAACTGCTACAAAAAACTATGTGAATATATAACACAGACTACATTGGCACGGGATATAATAGAAGCGGTCGACTGTTCTTCTGATATTTTGGCTTTGCTTAATGATGGATCATTGTTTTGTGAGGAGACAGAAAAACCCTCAGATTCATCCTTTACTTTGTGTTTAACACATTCCCCTTTACCTTCGACCTCAGAACCCACAGCTGATCCTCAAGCTAGTTTATCTCCAATATCTGAAAGCACCCTCAGCATTGCTATTGGCAGTTCTGTTATCAATGGTTTGCCTACTTATAATGGGCTTTCGATAGATAGATTTGGTATAAATATTCCTTCACCTGAACATTCAAACACAATTGATGTATGTAACACTGTTGACATAAAAACCGAGGATCTGTCCGACAGCTTGCCACCTGTCTGTGACACAGTAGCCACTGACTTATGCTCCACAGGCATTGATATCTGCAGTTTCAGTGAAGATATAAAACCTGGTGATTCTTTATTACTGAGTGTTGAGGAAGTGCTTCGCAGCTTAGAAACTGTTTCAAATACAGAGGTTTGTTGCCCTAATTTGCAGCCCAACTTGGAAGCCACTGTATCCAATGGACCTTTTCTGCAGCTTTCTTCCCAATCTCTTAGCCATAATGTTTTTATGTCCACCAGCCCTGCACTTCATGGGTTATCATGTACGGCAGCAACTCCGAAAGTAGCAAAATTGAATAGAAAACGATCCAGATCAGAAAGTGACAGTGAGAAGGTTCAGCCACTTCCAATTTCTACTATTATCCGAGGCCCAACGTTGGGGGCATCTGCTCCTGTGACAGTGAAACGAGAGAGCAAAATTTCTCTTCAACCTATAGCAACTGTTCCCAATGGAGGCACAACACCCAAAATCAGCAAAACTGTACTTTTATCTACTAAAAGCATGAAAAAGAGTCATGAACATGGATCCAAGAAATCTCACTCTAAAACCAAGCCAGGTAttcttaaaaaagacaaaacagtaaAGGAAAAGATTCCTAGTCACCATTTTATGCCAGGAAGTCCTACCAAGACTGTGTATAAAAAACCCCAGGAAAAGAAAGGGTGTAAATGTGGGCGTGCTACTCAAAATCCAAGTGTTCTTACATGCCGCGGCCAACGCTGCCCTTGCTACTCTAACCGCAAAGCCTGCTTAGATTGTATATGTCGTGGCTGCCAAAACTCCTATATGGCCAATGGGGAGAAGAAGCTGGAGGCATTTGCTGTGCCAGAAAAGGCCTTGGAGCAGACCAGGCTCACTTTGGGCATTAATGTGACTAGCATTGCTGTACGCAATGCTAGTACCAGCACCAGTGTAATTAATGTCACAGGGTCCCCAGTAACAACGTTTTTAGCTGCCAGTACACATGATGATAAAAGTTTGGATGAAGCTATAGACATGAGATTCGACTGTTAA